The Thamnophis elegans isolate rThaEle1 chromosome 15, rThaEle1.pri, whole genome shotgun sequence genome includes a window with the following:
- the UBE2J2 gene encoding LOW QUALITY PROTEIN: ubiquitin-conjugating enzyme E2 J2 (The sequence of the model RefSeq protein was modified relative to this genomic sequence to represent the inferred CDS: inserted 3 bases in 2 codons; deleted 6 bases in 5 codons) gives MTPYEGGYYHGKLIFPREFPFKPPSXYMITPNGRFKCNTRLCLSITDFHPDTWNPAWSVSTILTGXLSFMVEKGPTLGSIETTEFTKRQLASQSLEFNIKDKVFCELFPDMVEEIKQKQKARDELHSRPTTLPAAGVIPDGEAHRFRTALPILNGHPPLVAANNPLGLQQANRHHGLLGGALANLFVIVGFAAFAYTVKYVLRSIAQDVSDAGVSPPPSKSGF, from the exons ATGACACCGTATGAAG GTGGCTACTACCATGGGAAGTTAATTTTCCCCAGAGAATTCCCTTTTAAACCTCCTA ATTATATGATCACACCAAATGGAAGATTTAAATGCAATACAAG GTTGTGTCTTTCCATTACTGATTTCCACCCCGACACGTGGAACCCAGCTTGGTCCGTCTCCACAATCTTGACAGG CCTTAGTTTTATGGTTGAAAAAGGACCCACTCTGGGCAGTATAGAAACAACAGAATTTACG AAGAGGCAATTGGCTTCGCAGAGTTTAGAATTTAACATAAAAGACAAAGTCTTTTGCGAATTGTTTCCCGACATGGTGGAG GAAATCAAGCAGAAACAGAAGGCGCGGGACGAA CTCCACAGCCGGCCCACGACTCTCCCCGCTGCCGGAGTCATCCCCGACGGGGAAGCCCAC CGGTTCAGAACGGCTCTGCCGATCCTCAACGGGCACCCGCCTTTGGTGGCGGCCAACAACCCCCTCGGCCTCCAGCAAGCTAACCGCCAC CACGGACTCCTGGGTGGAGCTTTGGCG AACTTGTTCGTGATCGTG GGCTTTGCGGCCTTCGCCTACACAGTGAAGTACGTCCTGAGGAGCATCGCGCAGGATGTGAGCGACGCTGgcgtttctcctcctccttccaagtCTGGGTTCTGA